The window CTCTACCGGAAAAGTTACGGCCACCCGCGCCTGCGGCAACGCCATCTGGTTGCCCCCATCGGGCCTGAGGAAATTGCGGGGTGGCTGGCCTGCTTCCACCAAGCTTGAGACGAAAACGCGCCAGCCTCACCTCTGGCTTCGGACCTGTCACAGCGTAATGACGCGTCGGGCTGGCCCGCTACCACGAGAATGCGCTTCATCATCTTGGCCCCCGTTGCAGCGGCCAATTGTCACTTGGGGGTGTGTCTGAATTTTCGAAAAAAGGGTGCACCGCCAGACCAGGGTTGGGGGGGATAGTCCGGCTGTGCAGAGGGGAGAGCTGATCAGACGACCGCGACCATTCGCAGGTAAGGCTTGATTGTTTCGAAGCTTTGGGGAAACATGTCCTTCGCCTTTTCATCGGGGATCGACGGCGGGTTGATTACCTTGTCGCTCGGACGCCAATCGGCTGCGGTTGCGATGCGGGACTTGTGGCCAGGCTGGAGGCTGTCGATCACGCACAGGATTTCGCCGAAATTGCGGCCCACGCGCAACGGGCAGGCCTGTGCGGCTTTCAAATCATGCCGCACGCAGCCAGTGGATCGGCAGCGTCAGGGGCCTCACCCCTATCCAGCGCCAGTTCGGCAAAGGCGCTGTCCTGCGACAGGAACACCTTGCCCGACAGGTCGTGCAGCAGGTGGCTGCGTTGCAAACGGTCCATCACCGGGCCTTTCACCTCGGACAGGTGCAGCTTGATGCCCCCGTCACCGAGCCGGTGATTGATCGCTTCGAGGCTCTGCAGCCCCGAGGCGTCGATGGCGTTGACCGCGCTTGCCATCAGCACCACGTGGCGCAAGGCGAGGCGCTCGGCGACCTGTTCGAGCACATATTCCTCCAGCCAGCGGGCGTTGAGATAGGTGAGGCTTTCATCGACGCGGATGGTCAGCAGGTGCGGCAGGGTGAGCACCTTGTGGCGCTCGACATTGCGGAAATGTTCGGTGCCCGGCACCCGGCCGACGATGGCGGCATGGGGCCGGCTTGCGCGCCACAGGTAAAGCAGCAGTCCCACGCAAACGCCCGCGATCACGCCCATTTCCACACCCGCTACCAGCGTGACCGATATAGTGGCGGCATGGGCGGCGAAATCAGCTTTGGAATAGGCCCACAGGTGCCGCGGCGTCTTGAAGTCGACGAGGCTCAGCACCGCGACGATGATCGTCGCTGCGAGCGTCGCATTGGGCAAGTTGTAGAGCAGCGGGGTGAGGAACAGACTGGCGAGCGCGATGCCGATAGCGGTAAAGGCGCCCGCCGCCGGAGTTTGCGCGCCCGCGTCGAAATTCACCACTGACCGTGCAAAGCCGCCGGTCACCGGATAGCCACCCGAAAGCGCGCTGGCGATGTTCGAGGCGCCCAGCCCGATCAGTTCCTGATCGGGCACGATCCGCTGGCGGCGCTTGGCGGCGAGTGTCTGCGCGACCGAGACGCTCTCGACGAAGCCGATCACCGAAATCAGCAGCGCGGGCACCCACAGCGCCTCGATCAGGGCAAGATCGGCGGAGGGGAGCATGAAGGGCGGCAGGCCTTGCGGGATGGCGCCGACGATCGGGACCCCGCGCGCCTGCAAGCCGAACCCGATCACGGCAAGGATCGACAGCGCCACCGCCACCACCGGCCCGGCCTTGGCGCTCATGTCGGCGGCCCGTGGGGAAAGCCCGAGCTTCTGAAGCGCGGGCTTCAGACCCTTGCGCACCCAGAAAAGGAACAGGGTGGCCGGGATTCCGATGGCGAGGGTCGCGGGATTGATGTTGCCCAGATTGCCAGCCAGCCCGTGGAGCATCTCCGGCCAGGTCTCGCCGCCGGCCTTGACGCCCAGAATGTGCTTGAGCTGGCTGGTTGCGATGAGCACACCGCTCGCCGAGATGAACCCGCTGATGACGGGATGCGAAAGCAGGTTGGCAAGGAAGCCCAACCGCAGCAGCCCAAGCGCCACCAGCATCACGCCCGAGAGCGCGGCGAGCGTGATCGCCGCCTGCCAGTATTCCGCCGTCCCCGGTGCCCCGACCGCGCCTGCCGCGCTTGCCGTCATCAGCGAGACCACCGCCACCGGCCCAACCGCCAGCGTGCGGCTCGTGCCGAAGATGGCATAGGCCACCAGCGGCAGGATCGAGGCGTAAAGCCCCACAACAGGCGGCAATCCTGCGAGCATTGCATAGGCAAGGCTCTGGGGGATCAGCATGATGGTGACGATCACCGCCGCCATCAGGTCGCTGGTCAGCGCCGGGCGATCATAGGTGCGGCCCCATCCGAGAATGGGAAAATAGCGGGCAAGCATTTCGATGGAGCCTTCTTACTGTGCGATCAGTCCGCCCGGCCCGGCGAGCCATTCGCGGCCCTTGAGCATCCCGTTCCAGTAGATCCACGGCAGGGCATCGGCCTTGAGCATCCATGAAAGGCGCGCAGGCCTGGTGCCGTCGACTAGCCAGGTCGGAAAACTAGGCGCGAGCTTGCCGCCATAGGCAAATTCGGCGAGCACGATCTTGCCGCGCTCCACTGTCAGAGGGCACGATCCATAGCCGTCGTAACCGGCCGTCGGCCCTTTCCCGTCCAGTGCGCGCAAGGCGTTCACCGCCACCACTGGCGCTTGCTTGCGCGCTGCTGCGGCCGTCTTGGCATTGGGGCTCGATCCGGCATCGCCGAGCCCGAAGACATTGGGGTAGCGCACGTGCTGGAGCGTGTGCTGGTCGACATCGGTGAATCCGCTCGCCGCCGCCAGCGGGCTGTCGGCGAGGAATTGCGGCGCGACCTGCGGGGGAACGACATGGAGCATGTCGAAGCTGACGGTCTCCTCGCCATCGGCCGTGGCGAAGGTCGCCTGCCGGGCGGGGCCATCGACTGCGATCAGATTGCTGCCAAGCTCCAGATGGATGCCATATTTCTCGACATATTGCTGCAAGGCCGGGACGTAGTCGGCAACGCCGAACAGCACTGCGCCGGCATTGCGGAATTCGACCTCGATATTGCTCAGAACGCCCGCGCGGCGCCAGTGGTCGCAAGCGAGATACATCGCCTTCTGCGGCGCGCCCGCGCATTTGATCGGCATCGGCGGCTGACTGAAGATCGCCCGCCCCGAACGGGTCGCTTTGACCAGTTCCCAAGTGTAGGGTGCCAGATCGGGGCGATAGTTGGAGGTAACGCCGTTCTGGCCAAGCGCCGCCTCGAGCCCGGCGATCTTATTCCACGCAAGGCAGATGCCCGGGGCAACGATAAGCACGTCGTAGGTGAGCGTGCTGCCATCAGCCAGCGTCACCTGATTGTGGTCGGGCTGAAAGCCTGCAGCGGCCTGCTTCACCCAGGTTACACCCTTGGGCATCACGCCCGCCATCGGGCGGGTGGTGGTGGCGACATCGAACACGCCGCCGCCGACCATCGTCCATCCGGGCTGATAGGCATGGGTGTCGGACGGCTCGACAATGGCGATGTCGAGCCCGCGGCGCCGCTTCAGCATTGAGGCGGCCGTGGCGATCCCGGCGGCGCCGCCGCCGATGACGACCACGGTGTGCTTGGTGTTGGTCATGTCCTCTCCCTCCCTTGCGCGCAGCCTTAGCCGCCGGCATCCATCCGTTCGGCGAGTGCCGAAAGGTCGTATCCCGCAGCGCCGGCGCGGCTGATCCGTTCGGCGACGCTCAGGCCATGCACATTGGCGAGCGCATCGAGCGTCGCTGCCCGCGTGCCCGTGCGGCAATAGGCGAGCACCTTGCCCTGCGTGCCGCGCCGGACCGCGCCAAAGGCTGCTACGGCGGCAGGCGGGAACAGGCCGCCGCTGACGGGCAGGTGGTGGAAGGCAAGGCCCGCGGCCTCGGCGGCGCGGCGCATGTCGTCGAGCATCGGCTGATCCTGCTCCTCGCCGTCTGGGCGGTTGCAGACCACGGCGGTGAAGCCCCGATCGGCCAGCGAGGCAAGTTCCTCGGGCTGAATTTGTGCAGCGACCGCAAGGGTATCATCGATCACTTTAAGTTCCATCATCCCTGTCCTTCCACCAGCCGCACCACCAGCATTCCAGCGAGCATCGCGGCGACAAATATCGCGGCCGATCCGGGCGCAATCGCGAGGGCGGCAAAGCCGGGACCGGGGCACAGGCCGGCGATTCCCCAGCCGATCCCGAACAGCGCCGATCCTCCGACGAGGCGTGCCGTGATGTCGCTGCGGTCGGGAAGGGAAAAGCCTTCCGCAAACACCGGGCGCGGCATCCGACGCTGGATGAGCCAAGCGACCGCCATCACCAGCACAGCGCCGCCCATCACGAAGGCGAGCGTCGGATCCCAGTTTCCGAACAGATCGAGGAAGCCGCGCACCCGCGCAGGATCGGTCATCCCGCCAATCGTCAGTCCGGCCCCGAAGACCGTGCCGGATGCCAATGGCACAAGAATATCGCGGGTCATTGCAGCACCTCGATCCCCAAGGCATTCATCGCCGCCATGGTCGCAAAGCCGGTTGCCATGAAGGTCGCCACCGCCACCAGCGAGCGCTGCGAAAGGCGGCTCATGCCGCACACCCCGTGACCGCTGGTGCAGCCGCTTCCAAGCCGTGTGCCGATGCCCACTATCAGGCCCGCAACCACGAGCAGCGCGGGGCTGGCAAAGGCAGGCGCTGCCGCGCCCGTCACACTCATCACGATCAAGGCGCCAAGGGGCAGGCCGATGACAAAGGCCCACGCCCCCGATCGCGGCTGCGAGCTATCAGCCAAACCGAAGGCGCGCGCCGCGATGCCGGAAACGCCGGCAATCCGCCCGGCGCCCAGCAACATGATCGCAGCAGCGAGACCGATCATCGCCCCGCCCGCAAGGCCTGCGAACGGGGCAGCATCAGGAAATCCCGGCAAGGTCATACCGCGTTGACCGGGATCTTGAGATACGTGACGCCATTGTCATCCGCCGGCGGCATGTGGCCTGCGCGCATATTGACCTGCACGGCCGGCAGGATCAGGCGCGGCATATCCAGCGTGGCGTCGCGGGCTTCACGCATCTGCACGAACTCGTCCTCGGTGATCCCATCATGGGCGTGAATATTGCCCTCTCGCTCGGCCGCAACGGTGGTTTCCCACACGTAGGTCGTGCGGCCCTTGGGCAGATAATCGTGGCACATGAACAGCCGCGTTTCGGGCGGGAGCGACAGGATACGTCGCAGCGAGCGGAACAACTGGCGCGCATCGCCGCCGGGGAAGTCGGCGCGCGCGGTGCCGTAGTCGGGCATGAACATCGTATCGCCCACGAACACGGCATCGCCCACGACATAGGCGATGTCGGCAGGTGTGTGGCCGGGCACGTGCATCGCGGTGACTGGAAGATTGCCGATGGCGAAGGTGTCGCCATCGCGGAACAGCGCGTCGAACTGCGAGCCGTCACGCTCGAACTCGGTGCCGGCATTGAACAGCTTGCCGAACACGTTCTGCACCGTGGTGATCTCGGCGCCGATTGCGATCTTTCCGCCGAGCTTCTCCTGCAAATAGGGTGCGGCGGAGAAGTGATCGGCATGGGCATGGGTTTCGAGCAGCCACGTCACTTTCAAATTATGCTTGTTGACGTAATCGATGACCTGATCGGCTGCCAGCGTGTCGGTGCGCCCCGAGTTGGGATCGAAATCCAGCACCGAGTCGATAATCGCCGCCTCCATCGTGGACGTATCATGCACGACGTACGTCACCGTATAGGTGGCGGCATGGAAGAAACTCACAATCTGTGGGCGGAGCGCCGCATCAGAAGCGGCCTTCAGAACCTGTTCGGTTGCCGCCTGAAGCACAACATCGGCCTGGGTCATAGCGATTCTCCAATTCGATTTCATAAATCGTGTATATGTATTGCAATTTTAATGTCAAGTGGTACGAGGGCGTAATGAACCAGCCTAACTCTACCCCACTCGCCATTGCTGCTCCTTGTGCAGGCCTGCGCATCGGCGACCTCGCGCCCGATTTCGAAGCTCGCAGCACAGTCGGGCCGGTCCGGCTTTCTGCCTTCCGCGGACGCTGGCTGGTGCTGTTCTCGCACCCGGCGGACTTTACCCCGGTCTGCACCACCGAGTTTATGGCTCTCGCCAAGGAGGCTGCCGCTTTCGAGGCTCGAGATTGCGCGCTGATGGCCCTCTCGGTCGACAGCCTGTTCTCGCACTTCGCGTGGCTGCGCATGATCCGCGACCGGTTCGGCGTGGAGGTGCGCTTCCCCATCGTCGAGGATCCGACCCTCGTCATCGGCCGCGCTTTCGGCATGGTGTCCGCGCAGGATAGCGACAGCGCGACAGTGCGCACCACCTTCTTCATCGACCCCAAGGGCGTGATCCGGGCGATGACCTGTTATCCCGCCAACCTCGGCCGCTCGATCCCAGAGATGCTGCGTATCGTCGATGGACTGCAGGCCATCGACGCCAAGGGCGGCCTCGCGCCCGCCAATTGGCAGCAGGGCGAGGCACTGCTCAGGCCCCCGACGCACGATCTGGACGAGGTTCTTGGCGCTGAAGATGCCACCAGCTGGTTCCTGCGCGACGCAGGAGAAGAGAACTGATGAGCGAGGACGATCTGATCGAGGCGCTGAAGGCTCTCGCCCACCCGCTGCGCTGGCGCATCCTGTCATCGCTGGTCGCTGGCGAACGCAATGTTGGCGAGATCGAAGCGGCAACCGGGATCGGTCAGCCGGGGCTTTCACAGCAGCTCGGCGTCCTGAGGAAGGCCGAGCTTGTGGCAACCCGCAAGGACGCAAAGCTGGTGTTCTATTCGCTCGCCGAGGCGCAGATCGGTGAGACGCTCGCACGCCTTGCCGCGCTGGTGCCGGGCACAAATGCTGCCGCTGCACCTGCGCTCCCCCCTGACACACCCGCCCCCGGAGTCGCGAATTTCGCCCGGATGTTCTGAGCCCTGGCCATCTCGCCCCGTCCGTGCTTGCGGCGGTATGGCTGCGGCCCGGCGCTGCGATTGTCCGGGTGGTTCCTGATTGCGGCGATTGCATTTGAAGCGCCGGGCGCTCCGCTGCTGGCACAGGACCACGACGTGCAGCAGTGGACTCAACTGACCGTGCAGGGGCGGATCAACGAGAAGATCGTCGTGCAGGCGGATATCCAGTCGCGCCTGACTGACGATGCGTCCCGGCCGAGCGTTAGCCTACAACCGAGGCGTTCTACAATCTCAACGTCCCGCGTCTCCCGCCGAGCCTTGGCGCAAGGGGAGACGCGGGCGAGGTGGTCAGAACTGCGCGGTGATCCGCGCCCATATGCCGCGGCTCGGCCCCGGCAGACGCTCGCCCACCGGAACATCCGATGCCCCCACCCGGCTGCGGCTGGCGAGATGCGGGGCATATCTCTTGTCGAACAGGTTCTCGGCCCCTGCCTCGAGCGCAAAGCCATCGCTGAACGCGTAGCGTCCGAACAGGCCCACCACGGCGAAGCCATTCCCTGCGAGCTCGTCATTGGTCTGGGCTACGCGATCCTGATCGGCAGCGGCGAACAGCTCCGTCCCCAGTGCCAAGGGCCCGCTCGACCAGGTGGCCGAGACGCGCAGATTGGCGGGCGGAATGCGATAGAGATCATCCGCGATATCGCGCCGCTGTCCCCGCACGGCGCTCGCCGTGCCCGCCACTTCGATGCTGGCGAGCGGCCGCAGCACGAAATCAAGGTCGGCGCCGTAAAGTTCGGCATCGGTATTGCGGAACATCAGCGGCGTGGGGTCGCCGCTCATGCTGGCTACCATCTCGACCGGCGAGTTGATGACCCCGGGTGTGGCATCGAACGGCGTGCCTTGGATGAAATCGTCGACCCGGCGATAATAGGCAGTCGGGCGCAGAGTCAGCCAGTCATTCGCGAGGTCGAACCCGGCCTCTGCGATCCATGCGACTTCGGGCTTCAGGGTCTGGTTGCCGACATAGATGTTGCCATCGGCGAGGCCGAAGCTGGCTTCGGTCGGCAGCCAGGCAAAGCGTTCGAGCACGCTCGGCACACGGGTCTTGCGCGCCAGCGTCACGCGCGGTGTCAGTGCGCCGCCTTCGATCCACAACCGGGCAACTACATCGAAGGTGGTGTCATCAGCCTCGCGCCCCGAAGCGATAAAGGCGGCCGCCAGCCCGCGCGGCCCCATCGGCACGGCGCTGCCGAGCTGCGGGATGCCCGCCGATTGCTCGGTCCGGTCAATCCGGCCGCCAAGCTCGAACTGCACCGCGCCCACGCCCCCGCGCCACTGGAGATAGGCCCCAAGCCGCTCAGCGCGGATATCGGGCTGGGAATCGATGAAAAAGGCCGGGTTGGTGGGGTTGGTGATGGTGACGAAGCGATCGGTGATCTCGGCATCGCCGCCCAGTTCGAAATAGGAACGGCTGCCGCCGAAACGCAGCGCGGCCTCGGCTGTCACTGTGTCGGCATCGGCGAAGGTCGCCCGTGCCTGTGCTGGCACGGCGCGCGGCTGACGCAAGGTCTGGTTGTCCATGAGGTGCCGCACCGCGACATGGCCTAATCGCACCGTCAGCCCCACATCCTCGGCAATCTGGCCTCGGAACCCGCCCTGCACGAAGTCGGTGTTAAAATAGACCATGTCGAGCGCGAAAGGCGGGTTGCCCGACGGATCGGTCTCGGAGCGGCGATATTCGACGAACAGCTCGCCCGCATCGGTCCGGAAGCCTGCGTGGGCGTCGTAGAGATTGCGCTCGAACCGGGTGCCGACTGCGGTGCCGCCGGGGAAGCGGTAATCTTCACCCTGCTCACGACTGGCGATGAGGCCGATGCGCCACCGCTCGCTCGCCAGCGCGGCAAGACCGCCGACGGCAAAGCTGTCGTCAACGCTGCGATATTGGCCCGCGACACGCATTTGCGGAGAAAGGCTGGCGCTATCGGTGAACTGCGCCTGCACCAGCTGCGCATTGATCGCGCCGCCCAGCGATGGCCCCTCGGCCACCGGAGCAACGCCGCGGGCGACGTCGATGCGCTCGACAAGGATCGAGGGCGCGTAATGCAGCGGCGGGTCCATCGCGTTGGGGCCGCCCGTGGCAAAACGCTGGCCATTGACGCGGCCCAGTACCCGCTCGCCCGCGAGGCCGCGATAGCTGACCTGACCGGAGAGCGCGCCATTGCCGAAGATGTCACCCCCGGCCACGCGCGCAGCAATGGCGGCGGCATCGGCCGGAAGCGCGATCTGGCGCGGTGCGGCGACAGCATCGCTCGCAATGGTGTCGCGGCGCTTGGCCGTAACGATGATGGTATCGGTAAGCGCATCCTCACGGTTTTCCGTGGTGGTCTCGTGCTCTGCGAGTGCGGGGCTTGCGATCGCAAAAGTGCAGCCGGCAAGCAGACTGGCCCCGAGCGTGCGGGTGAGTGTCATGTTGGATTTGTCCTGTTTCAACAAAGGCGGGCAAGGGCCGCACCGTCCGCGACCCAGTGCTGTCGGGTCATTGCGCGTGGCGGTGGCCCTGGGTGCCACCGACACACGGTAGCACGCGGCGCATAACGATCAGGTGATGGGAGAAGGTGGGCCGCGCAGCGGCGGACGCAGGAAGCCAATATCGCTCAGGGCCGGCGGTCGTAGCGGCGCATGTCTGGCGAGCAGGATAAAGGCGATTGCTGCAACCAGAAGGGCCGGATCAACCCCGCCCAGCGCGGCATGACCAAGCCCCGAAAAAGCACAAGGCTGACCCTTGTCCGCCACTTCGGAGTGATCGCCGCCGATGTCATCCGTGCCTTGAAGGGCGATCCGCATCTGCTTCGTCGCGCCGCTCGCATCGGCGCAGATTGTCACCGTGAGGAAGCGCTCATCGGAATGCGAAACCATGAACCCGGCAGGCAGAAGCGCCTTGATCGCAAATGCAAGCACCACGAGCCCCAGCGAAAGCCGGGCGTGTTGTCGGGTCAGGGTCGTGAGACGTGACATTCCGGCTGGGCGCCTAGCGCAGGATGTTTGCGGTGTCATCGGACAAGTGCTTCATTCGCTGATGCGTCACACCGGGCTTGTGACAAACTTCGGCCATCGCGGTCCGTCATTCGCTTTCGTCCGCGAGGAGACGAAATTCGCGGCAGCGCCCCCTGACCCTTTCAGCATCTAAGGATGGTCGTTGTCAGACCGCAGCAGAAGATGCTTCTTTCTCTTATCCTCTTGGTTGTGGCGAATGAACTGGATCTCCTTCCGCCCCGGCCAGCATTCTTCGCACATCCGCGCTCGGGCTAACAACTGCCCTCGGGGAATGCAGCGTTCGGAACGCTGCGCTTTACACATCAGCGCAGTTTCTTTTGCTTCTTATTCGGGGGCGAGGCAGCTAGCCGACCGCTGGCGCGAAGACCGCATCGTGAGGGGCAGACAGCATCTCACTTTCGGCCAATATACCTCGCTATCGTCGCGGCCTTGCGCCATCGTCGGCGCGAGTGATCAAGGCACAGGGCGCGCGGCGCTGTCCCGATCGTCCGCCGCCTCTGCGCCCAGTGCGCGATAAAGAGCGACGCGATTGCTGGCTTCGACCAATTCGCTCGCCAACAAGGTGCGCCGCGCCTGATAGGTGGCACGCTGCGCATCGAGGCTGGCAAGGAAGGAATCGACCCCTCCGCGATAGCGCAGGTCGGCAAGGCCATAGGCATCTTCGGCCGCATCGACGAAGGCGCGGTTGGCGCTCAGCTGTTCGGTGATCGTGCCGCGCCGCGCCAGCGCATCGGCAACATCGCGGAACGCGGCCTGAATGGCGCGTTCGTATCCCGCCAATGCGGCATCGCGCTCGGCCTGTGTCTGGGCCACGCCCGCGCGCGCAGCGCCGCCTGCGAACAGCGAATAGCGCACGTCAGCGCCCGCCGAATAATTGAAGGCAGCCCCCGTAAAGAGCGCTGAGAGCGCAGTGCTGGCAAGGCCCGCCAACCCGGTCAGTGTGATGCGCGGAAACAGCGCCGCACGCGCTGCGCCGATTTCAGCATTGGCCGCGCGCAGTGCGTATTCGGCCTGGATGACATCGGGGCGGCGCAGCAGGATCGTCGAGTCCAGACCGGCTGGCACAACGCGCACGGCTTCGCTGGCATCGTCCAGAGAACGTGGCAGCAGCCCTGCGGCCACCGGCGCGCCGACCAGCAGTTGCAGCGCATTGGCATCCTGCGCCAGCGCGGTTTTCTGCGCGGCAATATCGGCTTCGGCTGTCGCAAGGATCTGTTCGGCCTGCCTCAAATCGGTGCGCGGGGCGATCCCGCCATCGAGACGCAGTCGCGTCAGCTGCACCTGCGCCCGGGCGTTGGTCGCCGTATCTTCGGCCAGCTTCAGCAGCGAGGCATCCGCAGCATAGGTGAGCCATGCATCGGCAATATCGCCGATCAGCGTCAGCCGCACGGCACGGGCGGCGGCCTCCGTGCCGAAATAGCGCGCGAGCGCCGCGTCGGACAGCGAATCGAGCCGTCCGAACAGGTCGATTTCGAAGGCATTGATGCCGATGTCGGCGGAGTAGCGCGCGCCGGATGCGTCGGCGCCGGTATTGTCCTGCCCGCTGCTGCCATTGTCGAACCGCGCACCGCCCGCGGCCACCTCGACCTGCGGCAACTGGCCTGCACGTTGGATGCGGTATTGCGCGCGGGCCGCGCGAATATTGGCCGCGGCGATCCGCAGATCGCGGTTGTTTGCCAGCGCCTGTTCGATCGTTTCCAACAGCCGCGGATCGGCGAACGCCTGACGATAACCCATCACCGGCAAGGCAGCTTCGTTCCGTGCCAGATAGGCATCGCCGGTGGGCCATGAGGCAGGAACAGGCAGTGCCGGCGCGGTATATGTGGGCGCCATCGTGCAGCCCGGCAGCAACAGCGTCATGGCGATAAACGGGCGCATGGTCATGCTGCACCTCCCTCGGACAGATAGGCAAGCGGCGTGCGCTCGCCGATGTGCAGTTTCTTGAGCGTGTCGCGGGTCGTGCGGCGGACAATTACGAAGAACAGCGGAATGAAGAAGATCGCTAGCACGGTCGCCGTCAGCATTCCGCCGATCACCGATGTACCGATCGCAATCCGGCTGTTCGCGCCCGCACCGCTCGACAATGCCAGCGGAAGGACGCCAAAGATGAAGGCCAGGCTGGTCATCAGGATCGGTCTGAGCCGCAAACGCGCGGCCTCAAGCGCAGCATCGATCACGCGGGCCCCGCGCTTTTCCGCCTGCTCGGCAAATTCGATCACGAGGATCGCGTTCTTCGCGGCCAGTCCCATGGTCGTAAGCAGGCCGATCTGGAGGTAAACATCATTTTCGAGCCCGCGCAGGGTCACCGCAAACACCGCGCCCACCAGCCCGAGCGGGATGACCAGCATCACCGCGACCGGGATGGTCCAGCTTTCGTACAGCGCGGCCAGACACAGGAACACCACCAGCAG is drawn from Erythrobacter neustonensis and contains these coding sequences:
- a CDS encoding efflux transporter outer membrane subunit codes for the protein MTMRPFIAMTLLLPGCTMAPTYTAPALPVPASWPTGDAYLARNEAALPVMGYRQAFADPRLLETIEQALANNRDLRIAAANIRAARAQYRIQRAGQLPQVEVAAGGARFDNGSSGQDNTGADASGARYSADIGINAFEIDLFGRLDSLSDAALARYFGTEAAARAVRLTLIGDIADAWLTYAADASLLKLAEDTATNARAQVQLTRLRLDGGIAPRTDLRQAEQILATAEADIAAQKTALAQDANALQLLVGAPVAAGLLPRSLDDASEAVRVVPAGLDSTILLRRPDVIQAEYALRAANAEIGAARAALFPRITLTGLAGLASTALSALFTGAAFNYSAGADVRYSLFAGGAARAGVAQTQAERDAALAGYERAIQAAFRDVADALARRGTITEQLSANRAFVDAAEDAYGLADLRYRGGVDSFLASLDAQRATYQARRTLLASELVEASNRVALYRALGAEAADDRDSAARPVP